The DNA sequence GCGCATCTCCTGACGGATTGTCCCTTCCATCGCCTGCACCGCGCCCTCGTGATAGTGGTACCGCTCGCTGACCGGTTCCGCTTCCACGACGCCATCCCGGCGCAGCACGTTCTCCCGTTCCAGAAAAGTGCCGAGCGCGACATGCACGTCGTTGAGAATGTCGCGCGCCTGTTCCAGATCGGCGCGGCGTTCGAGGTTCAGGTCCCGCGACTCGGCCACCTTGGCAAGATCGTCGGCGATCCATTGACGCTCGAGCGCCGCATTTGAGGCGCCCGTCTCGATCCGTGCCACCACTTCCGATGTGCTGATCCCCGTACCCCGCAGTGCTACGTCAATGCGCGATCTCAGGTCCGGCTCGGCCAAACGCTCAAGCTGGCTGGCGTCGATATTGGCCTCGGAATAGATCCCGCCCTCCGAGGGGGTCTCTGACAGCGTGGATGATCGCAAACCGAGAGGCTGCATGTGCTGGACCTGCGTCTGGATCTCGATGAGGCGTTTTTCCAGCGCGGGACGTTCGGCGTCAGACTTCTCGGCGATCATGCCCTGCACCCGTGCGAGCTTCTCCGCATAGAGGCTTCTCAGATCCTCGAAACTTTGATCCTCGGCCATGTACACATCTCCTGTTCGATCCACCTGCCCGCCCCGCGCCAGCACCTCGCCCGCGCGGAAGAGGGCTGCGGCAATATCCTCGCGGGCCTCGCGCGAAGCCTCCGCGGCAAGCGAATGGTAGACGGTTCTGGTGTTGGCTATCTCCGCCAGCGTCCGCGTCAGGTCGGCCCCCACACGTTCGCGCTCGCGAGGCGCGCGCCCCTCGTCTTTCGCCGCATAGACCTCGCGGGTCCGGGCGGGGTAATGCACGACACCGCGGTCCACCCGGCGCGTGGCTTCGAGACGCACGCCATACTTTTCCGCCTCCTCCACCATGGCGAGGCGGAAGTCGTCATAGTTGAAGCGGTGGTTGCGCCCCAGAAAGAAGAACTCGCCTTCCTGCGAGCGGCGGTTCAGCACCAGGTGCGCGTGGGGATGATCGCGGTCCTCATGCACCGCGATGATGTAATCGAAATTCCCCGCGTCGGTCTGGAAGAACCGCTCGGCCACATCCGTCGCGATGTCGCGCACATCCTCGCCCCGCGTGCCGATGGGGAAGGACATGAGCATGTGCGTGGTCTGGCCAAGCTTGGGTTTGAAGCCCGCATCCCACCGCTTGGCGAAGCGCTCGGTCAGATCCTTGATGTCACGCGCCTCGAGCTTCGCCTTGCCATCAAGGAACCCGCTCGAGTCTACGATATGGGTGGACTTGGTGGTGAGGTAATCGAGCTGGTTTGCGAGCTGCGATTTGGTATGCGTGCCGCCGCCCCGGATCGCCTTGAAGACTGCTGGCCGATGCCCTGCCGCCGCGCGCACAAGCTGGCTCTGCTTGGCGACATGCAGCCCCTGCATCGAGCCCCGGATCCGGCTCCAGCCGTCCCGGAAGACCTCGCCTGTGACAGCGTCAATCGCATCATTCAGCCGCATGGGCAAACTCCCTCAGCGCGGCCGTGGCCTCGAGCTGCATCGCGTCGCGCCGACGCCGCAGGAGCAGATCGATCTCGTCGGCAGAATCCAGGATGAACCGCGCCAGCCCGCGCATCTGCGCAAGGCGCAATTCGGTGAACTCGGCACTCGTGCCACCATCAGCCCCCTGCCCCTCCCGGTTGGCCCGGGTCATCTGCTTGGCGATCTGCGCGACCCCATTGCCGACCTCATGCAGCGAGGCGCGGTAGCGCGCCATCTCGACCGCCATTTGCGCGTCCGGAACGAACACCCCGCCTGCCGCCTGAATGAGCCGCCGCAGCCCCTCGGCCCTGCTCTCGATCCCCGCCTTCGCCAACACCGCGTCGAGCGCCGCCAGCTCCGCAGCCGTCACCTTCACGCTGATCGCGGAAACCGGGATCGCGGCATCCGTCTGGCGCTCTGCATCGGCTTTCAGGACGTAGCGCACGGCCCGCGACGTCACCCCGAACCGGGTCGCCAGAGCGGTCGTCGACACACCCTCCGCGGCTTCGCGGACGATCTGCATCTTCTCGATCTCTGTCAGGCGTTTTGTTCGAGACATGCGGAAGAAAGACCCCCTATTTCCTGCCACCTTCCATCAAGGCTGCCCCCACCTTACGATAATATACCTAGCTGTCAATTATATACTTACGTCGCATTCAGTCTCAGGCAGCCTTGATGTCCGCTTCACGCCGCGGCCCGCAGGGACGCGGCTCTCCGCCCTCACCACCGGGCGACACCTGTCCTAGGGGTCCCGTCCGCCAGCCCCGCCCGAGGCTCTGGCCGAACGCCAAGTGTTCGGACGGAACCGCGGGCGGGCGCAAACCCCACCGACAGGGCGGACAGGCTGGGTCAAGGAGGGCCAGATTTGGGTCCCCAAATCTCTGCCGGAAAAACCGGGAGGCCTTGGCCTGCCGGTTTTTGGGGATGGCCCCCTTGAGGCTGGCTGGCCGGTCTGTCGCGGCCAGACTATTGCGAGCGGCGATCGTCCTTTGAGCGCGCAGCGACCGACACCAGGGGAGATCGCTGTTGGCGATCACCCGCGCCGATACCGGCGTTTCTGGAACAGGGACAGGGCCGCCCCAAAATCGTCTTGGGGCAGCCCATCCTCGTCAGAGGATTTAGTCCTGGGGATCTTTCGCGCTCGGCGGGAACATCACCAGCTCCGAGACCGCGACCGGGAAGTCGAGCTTGAGGCTGAAGAACTCCGAGCCATCCCCGTTGCGGGTGTTGCGGAACATCGCGCCCACGCGCTGAAAACGGGTGCGCTCCTGGCCATCGGTGTCGATGAACTTGACGGGGACGGTGGCGACATGGTGGTTGGTCATTTAGGTTACTCCTTGTTGCGATGGGGATCACCCGGCACGGGGGCAAGAGGCCCGGTCGCAAGCGCAAATGCGGAGGGTCCGCGGCCAGCCGTGGAAGCCGTATTTGTGCTTGCCGAAGCGTGAGCTGAGGGCACGGACGGGCCGACCCCGTGCGATCTACATCTATGAGCAAAAAGGAGTGATCCGGATGACCCTTGCCATCACGCAGCCGCCACCATCCGCGTCCCGCCGAGCCTGGCCGGGGTGCTGACGGAGCCCGCCCGCGTGGATGCGATGTTCCGAAACACCACCCGAGGGACGCGCAAGTCTTCAGCCTAAAGTGCGACGTCTCGACCCCTCGCGTCTTGCCCCGCTGACGATGTGCGTGAGGTACGCACCATCCCCAACCCGTACCGATGCGGATG is a window from the Roseovarius pelagicus genome containing:
- a CDS encoding helix-turn-helix domain-containing protein, whose protein sequence is MSRTKRLTEIEKMQIVREAAEGVSTTALATRFGVTSRAVRYVLKADAERQTDAAIPVSAISVKVTAAELAALDAVLAKAGIESRAEGLRRLIQAAGGVFVPDAQMAVEMARYRASLHEVGNGVAQIAKQMTRANREGQGADGGTSAEFTELRLAQMRGLARFILDSADEIDLLLRRRRDAMQLEATAALREFAHAAE
- a CDS encoding relaxase/mobilization nuclease domain-containing protein — translated: MRLNDAIDAVTGEVFRDGWSRIRGSMQGLHVAKQSQLVRAAAGHRPAVFKAIRGGGTHTKSQLANQLDYLTTKSTHIVDSSGFLDGKAKLEARDIKDLTERFAKRWDAGFKPKLGQTTHMLMSFPIGTRGEDVRDIATDVAERFFQTDAGNFDYIIAVHEDRDHPHAHLVLNRRSQEGEFFFLGRNHRFNYDDFRLAMVEEAEKYGVRLEATRRVDRGVVHYPARTREVYAAKDEGRAPRERERVGADLTRTLAEIANTRTVYHSLAAEASREAREDIAAALFRAGEVLARGGQVDRTGDVYMAEDQSFEDLRSLYAEKLARVQGMIAEKSDAERPALEKRLIEIQTQVQHMQPLGLRSSTLSETPSEGGIYSEANIDASQLERLAEPDLRSRIDVALRGTGISTSEVVARIETGASNAALERQWIADDLAKVAESRDLNLERRADLEQARDILNDVHVALGTFLERENVLRRDGVVEAEPVSERYHYHEGAVQAMEGTIRQEMRADGLTAQQIEDRDWEVVSRAERRIETEQRAYLEAHPELLARPGDVIDRSEPYRETITDAARASEITREVDRIMEGRDVRTPVADAVTKDLRERYPDMPSHLARGLGATYAAVVEIRDTEAINQVRLETELREGLGVGTRDERLATRDETAPESDRPDRLADEIARVLDHERAGELSAPFEIEGERDAFRSEIARVLDDRQLERLTSGDADALDKVLEDRLDRLYVAKVYLQSDAATANTEALRQVVDDLADTEYEKHRATDVDGETERGQVH